One region of Lathamus discolor isolate bLatDis1 chromosome 2, bLatDis1.hap1, whole genome shotgun sequence genomic DNA includes:
- the TMEM106B gene encoding transmembrane protein 106B, which translates to MGKSLSHLPMRTCKEDSCNGTTVSDNMRNGLVNSESHNEDSRCGDVSQFPYVEFTGRDSVTCPTCQGTGRIPRGQENQLVALIPYSDQRLRPRRTKLYVTASVTVCLLLSGLAVFFLFPRSIDVEYIGVKSVYVSYERSSRIIYLNITSTLNITNNNYYSVEVANITAQVQFSKTVIGKARLNNITNIGPLDMKQIDYMVPTVIQDEMSYMFDFCTLAYIKVHNIVVMMQVTVTSSYFGHSEQTSQERYQYVDCGGNTTYQLGQSEYLNVLQPPQ; encoded by the exons ATGGGAAAATCACTTTCTCACTTGCCTATGCGCACATGCAAGGAAGATAGCTGCAATGGAACCACAGTGTCTGATAACATGAGGAATGGCTTAGTTAACTCAGAATCACACAATGAAGACAGCAGATGTGGAGATGTGTCGCAGTTTCCCTATGTGGAATTTACAGGAAGAGACAGTGTTACCTGCCCAACTTGCCAGGGAACAGGAAGAATTCCACGAG GACAGGAAAATCAGCTGGTAGCATTAATTCCATACAGTGATCAGAGACTGAGGCCAAGGAGAAC aaaGCTCTATGTGACTGCTTCTGTAACTGTATGTTTACTACTTTCTGGGCTGGCTGTATTCTTCTTGTTTCCTCGCTCAATCGACGTTGAATACATTGGTGTGAAGTCAGTTTACGTCAGTTATGAACGGAGTAGTCGTATAATATATCTCAATATCACG agcaCACTAAATATAACGAATAACAACTATTATTCTGTTGAAGTGGCAAATATCACAGCTCAAGTTCAGTTTTCAAAAACAGTTATTGGCAAAGCACGGCTAAACAACATCACCAACATTGGTCCTCTGGATATGAAACAG attgaCTATATGGTGCCCACAGTTATACAAGATGAAATGAGCTATATGTT tgACTTCTGTACTTTAGCATATATCAAAGTGCATAACATAGTAGTGATGATGCA agtgaCAGTGACATCCTCTTACTTTGGCCACTCTGAGCAGACATCCCAAGAGAGATACCAGTATGTGGACTGTGGAGGAAACACAACCTACCAGCTGGGCCAGTCAGAATATTTAAATGTACTTCAGCCTCCGCAGTAA